From Punica granatum isolate Tunisia-2019 chromosome 1, ASM765513v2, whole genome shotgun sequence:
TGTCGGAAGACTCTATAAATACTTACTAATGAGGACATAATAGGTTGCTCCTCATGAGGAACAAAACCAACagaaattaattgataatCTCTCTTCCCCAATTTTCCTCCTCGTCTCCTTTCAATTCAAGCCAATGTTTTTCCCGGTCTGGTTTTATTTTGGGAGACACGATGTTCTGCAGCAAAAAGTGCGAGAGGTCGTGACTAGCCACGCACGAGGGATGGAGCTTCGTGGGGAGTCGGGTGAGGGCCAGACAGCCAAGGGTGGTGAGAGCCGCCGGGCCGGAGAGTCGGGCTTtggaattttaattttttgtttactTATTATTTCTgcatttgtatatattttattttagggTAGATAGCTTTTAAAAAAACACTTGCCTAGCTTTTGTTAACTcaagttaagtttgatttaatttgatttagtttgatttgaggagattaagacaaaagtagttgagaaaagtatgtgaaagaatttgaaaaagaagataaaaatgtgatttttatttttgtcctATAACCGCATAATTTTGActgttaattatttaaaaaagaccaattttttttttaaaaaaataaaaaaatatctttcCTCTCTCAGTTCTATCCAAGCTCTACAAGTAGAAAGAAGACACTTCCCGCTTCATCCTATATAGCACTAGAGACTagcagagaaagagagagctggcaaaggagatggagaagaagagagtgTGCGTGACGGGTGTGGTAAGCTTCACGCGGTTATCGTCAAGCTTCTCCGATCTCTAAAGGCTACACATTGTCCATGGTTGCGAGACCCAGGTGCGTATGACACCGAACATTCTTCTCCTTCCCCTATTTCTGTACCTTTTCGTGCCATGGTTGTGCTATATTCCCCGAAAGTTTTATCAGTTGAGCATGCTATAGGGACGTGAAGTGCACCCGACAACCTTAAAACTCTTTTAAGGTTGATTTGCTGGACTGTGATTCTCTTTGGTCAGTCATAGCAGGATGCATTGGACCCCATCCACATCCCCCCCTGCTCGGTCCGACGGTCCCTATTTCCACTCTCGCCAATATTCCAGAGGCAAGATTACACAAAAACAACCAGCAACTTTTTTTTGCATATAAGGACAATACCTCATGCTTCATGTAGGTGGAATATTGTGCATTTTCTGTAAGGACGAGATCGAGAAATGGCGTCTCGTGCAACTATAATATACTCAATATAGTTGTCTAATGGTTCTACTTAACTAGAACTAATCGAGCATATGATTTCTTGTGATATCATCCAAATAGCCAAGCAAGCACGTAATCATCATTTAAGGGTGTGACACGCAGCTGAAATAACAGAATGTGCGAAGATGTCCAATAGTACGTGAGGCCGACCACTTATATATCATGGATGAGTAACAcccaataaaaaagaaagaaaaattcagcTATCTTTATGCGATAGCTTCAATATGTCATCTCTAGATTCAGAATGTTTTTAAGAACTTACAGTGATTGGCTGAGGAGGAGGAATGATTTCTCCAAACAAACTCAGCTTCCTGTTTTTGTCACCCTTTCCCTCCTTCCAGCAGGACTCCACACTCTTTCGTTTGTTTTTATTGGGTGAATTATAATTTGTTCTAtttctaaattaaaaatattattaggcATTAAATGCTCGTGATTAGTTTGGACTGCACTAACACATTGGAAAAGTCTTAGAAAGAGGAGCTAAGAGTTCGACGACGTTTTTAATGTACATGGCGAATTCCAATGATTGCTTCTGCtgttatatatagatgtatagaTATATTAGGGGATGCACGTCAAATGCATAAACTTTTTAATCACCATAAATgtgattaattatatttattttttttgaaaaccttttagattttaatatcaaaattgaaaatatactTCAATTATATTTGAATTCCTTTTACAGATTTTATAAGATGATAGATTACTCCAACAATTTTACATTTCACTTAAATAAATATCAATTTACTTAGCATTTTTGGAAAACTTTGTTTGCTAATTCATTCCATACGTTCTGTGAACTTTTGAATAAACTTATTTCTCATCATTTGCAATTTTTGAGTGTATTTACTATTTattgtatataattattttagattCCAGCGATAATTGTTCTCTGTTTGTTCAATGAGAGTCTTCCACGGATTCTAAATTCCCTCAACTTGTGATTGAACGTCCATTTGCATCCATTGTATTAATGCTTGGTTAACTAATTTTCACCAATCCTCGAACCTAAGCACATATTTCCAATGCTTAATCAATGAGACCAAGACATTTTGGCCTATGTTCGAACTTAATCACATATTTTCAATGTTTAATCAATGAGACCGTGACAGGAGAGTTGATGAGACGTTCatatgtacatatgtatatatatgtaatatgcAAAATACACATAATAATTATACACCGAAAAATTCATACTATAACCTATAATACTCTTCCATCATCAATTGAAAAGAGGGACGAGGACAGAGGAGAGCAACCTCACTCTTACTAATCCTTGACATGGAAATTTTCGAGTTATTCTAATCTTTATATCTCTACATTAATTTAGTATATAGCATTTCAAATCATTTTGTAACTCCCCATTGGTCGCCCCTTCGAATCTCACCTCCTCATTAATGTATATGTCTCATGTAGTTCCCACTTCccataattaatatattcttCGGTTCATGCACTGTCTTTGGTTTAAGAGAGCATTCCGACATTGAAAACATATTTTCAAACATCTCAATTCATttgttaaatttaataaattataaattcaattcACAAAACATtaactaaaaaataagaaattcaGACGCCCTGTAATGCGCTTGCCCCGTGGCTAGTTTAATATTAACATAGAACTTGTGAAAGTTTTTTGATATTTGAAGATCCTCCTTATAATTTTAACTATGTAAATAATTACTTGTAGAAAATTTCAGAattatttcactttttttaaaataaaaaaattaagaactCATTTACAATTAAAAAGGTACAATATAGAACTTCTAAAatcaaaaattagaaaaataaatagaactcggagagagttttattcttgaatgaagaagagagaagaattGAGTGATGGTAAAGAGTTGACGGTGGCTTTTTCCGGTGGAATTGAAGAGAGTTGAGAGACGGTGCCGGAGCCAATGTGGTAAGGCAACTGAAGTGTTTAAGTGAGGATGCCGTTTTGGGTGGAAGATGGTGTGGCAGGAGCCTCTATTTAAGTCGAAACTGCTTacgattattttttttttgagaaaatgacATCGTGCATCATAGTTcgaaaacaatttttacagcgcatcatattttaaaaaattatcacgatgcatcatgaaattttttaaaattttcaccgTGCATCATAACGTTActtttccgtccaaaattggaTTGAATGGTAACGTTACGACATTTTCAAGGACACtattgcataaaagaaaactTGAAGGATTTACatgaaattaaatgaaaatatatatatataaaggaaaacGAAGGGGTTCCGCGGGCCACCCGACACTGCCTCCGGCAATTGACCCCCCAATTGGGGTCGTTAGCCTGGTCTGAGCCGGCCGGTGACCCCCATTGGGGGTCGACTACTGACGAGGGCGCCCTTGGCCACCCTAATTTGGGGGATCCCAGCGACTGGATCCCCCAAACTGGGGAGGGTCGAGGGGTCCCTCGAAATTGAGGTCGTCGCCTAGTTTGAGCCGGCCAATGATCTTATTGGGGAGGGTCGACTGCTGGCGGGGATCCCCAAAATTGGGGGGTGGGGGCGCCCCCGCCGACAGTTGACCCCCATTGGGGTCGCCGGCCGGCTCAAACCAGGCCAATGACCCCAATTGGGGGTCAATTGCCGGAGGGGGTGCCGAGTGGCCGGCGGGACCCCTTCgttttcctttatatatatatatatatattcatttaatttcgTGTAAATCcctcaaattttcttttatgcaataaTATTGCTGAAAATGTCGTAATGTTACCATTCAAtccaattttggacggaaaagTAACGTTATGATGCAcggtgaaaattttaaaaaatttcacgaTGCATcgtgataattttttaaaatatgatgcgctgtaaaaattgttttcgAACTGTGACATGTGCTAGCATTTTTCCTTAAGAATAGTTTTAAGAAAAGTTAATTGTAATATAAGTTAAATTTACGCAATTGCtgcaatttttcaaattagcAATGCCGAAAACTAGAGAAAATCTCGGTGTTCCAGCGTTATGCAAGACTAAGCAGCCACCCTTTTGTTCCAATCACTAAGACAGAATAATTGCTACGTTCCAAAGTGCTCCCAAATCGAGATTACCTCCCGAATAATTTCAACTATCATTTCATGTAAGAGTTCCAAAGTGCTCCCAAATCGAGATTACCTCCCGAGAGAATAATTGCTACGTTCGTACAAGAGTTCCAAGTGGTATTGGATCGGAAACTTTCTGATAGAACAGCTGCAAGGCCAATGGCTCCGCTTGGTTCCACTGCCACCTTAAGAATTTCGTAGCAGAGCTTCATTGCTTCTATTAACTCGGAATCATCTACAACTATAATATCATCGACAAAGTCTCGCACAACTGGCCTGCACGGAGACAGTGTAGACCCGTCATGATTTATAAGGTTAGGGAGTCATTGAACAAGCGCAAGTATTCTAATACAAACTATAATTAAACCTTAAAATAAGAACCTTTACACGCATCTCGGTTCAGTTGACAATTAGGTAGATCTTATTAAAACACTAAACCCAACAAGAATTACTCTTCATCTAAAGTCACAACTGCGTACTTTGACTGGAGAACTGAAAAAATTGCCCAgctttccattttcttcttcctcagcaACATAAAAAAGAGCTCCTCATTATTATTTAGAAGACATGCAACTTGGTTTGCATTTAGAAGACATGCTTCAGCAGTACCAGATGATATGATGTATCCTGAATTGCAGTTGCATGTTTTACCCTGAATCTGTTTATACTAAATAAGGGGAACCTTTATTCTTAGTCGTATGGAAGATCAAACTATATTTACCATGTGAGATCTCCAAGAAAAGCTCGAAGGCCATCAGCGATTGTGTTGGTCTCGGGCAAAGTGATTATCCGACCGGCTGCTTTTGACTGAGCTGCATCATTGGCTCCCTTGGGCTCAGCTGCTAAAATTCGAATTGCAGGATTGATGGATTTTGCTGCCAATGCCACACCTGATATGAGTCCACCACCTGCAAGTTTTCACTttcaaatttcttcttttgggtCAATGGAAAAGATGAAGTGCAAGCAGAGGTTTATAAAAGACTGTCCGAAAACCAATATAACAGACCGCTTATGGGAACTATAATGGTGTCGATTTCTGGGGCTTGCTCCAGAAGCTCCAACGATATAGTACCCTGTCCACTGCAGACATAAAGGACCTATATTAGATGCCCCTGTTGTAGCATTTTTAGTCTTCTGAAGTTCAGTTACCCCCCAAAACAATTTTAGATTGCAGTCTGAGAAACGTAGAGTCATGAACTCTACAGTGCCAGAGATTGCTGATAACTCTAATATCTAAAAGGCAGTAGTAATGATTAACCACCTTTTGACCTTCACAAAAtccatttttcataattcttaCCAGTGGAAATATGTTACTCCATTAGAAGAAACATAGGCCACAAAACATCATGAAAATCACTGCCCAGTTGTCTAAAATACTGATTGGCTAGATGAAGTCATTGCGACATAGTTATTGTTCAGCACAACCTCTTATACATGGAATCAAATTAAACTGGAGGAGACTCAAAGCTGGAGACAAACAATATAGTATAGGAGATCTGCATCGTCACTTAAAAACCATGTGCAATTTTGACATATCCCTCATTAACTCCTCCTATACACATTCAAGTTGCCATGTCAATGCCGGGGATATCTCTACCATTCAACATATCACACTTCATAGGCCCCAAAAACGCACATTTACGAGGCAATACCTTATTATACGAGCATCATTAAATGGATGTATGAGAACTGCCCCAGTTTCTTGCAGCACTTTGGTTGCAATGCTTTCCCTAGACTGCATTGTGGCGTCGCTCCATATAACCTTACCACCATAACGAACAACATTGTCCACTTTGCATTTCGGAGCATTTCTTGGTATGACTATGTATGCTGGAACTCCTCGTAAACTCGCAGCCAAGGACAAAGCTGCAGCATGATTCCCACTGATTTTTGGAGGATTATAAGAGGATTAGTACAAAACTATATAAGTCGGACAATTTCTGAAGTTCTAGAAATAAACAAGCTTCAACTTCAACCTGCTATGTGTGACAACTCCTTTTGCTGCTTGAGCATCGGGAAGAGAAAAAATGGCATTGCAAGCTCCTCTGAATTTGAATGCTCCACTATTGGGAATAATCGTTAATCCAAAATCAGAGATGGAGGAAACAGAAAAGCCAGGACAATGTATGCAAAGTGGCTGATTTTCGTGGTACAACAAGCTCAGTAGACAGACCTAGGAACAACAGGGATGAGATATAAACGGAACAAAAAACTCACAATAGCTCACCAAAAAAACAAACGAAAAGAAGAATCTCACAGTAGGGAGTTATTGGGTTGACACCAGAACCAAAGATTCGAGACCACTGTAAGTGACTGATTTTACTCAAATTTAATGCTTCTAAAACTAATTTACTCTCATTAGCATAACAAGTCAAACAGAGCAAAGAAGATAAGCTTCATTTGGAAGAATAACCGGACAGTATATACAAATGGGACTACATATTGATTCTCACCCTTTCTGAAAGCATTCACACTTGAAAAACAGCCTTCTTCCGGCAATTGCATTGATCGATTCTGAACACATAACTGGAGTTTTGTGTGTGAATGAACTGATTCGAGAATGCGCATCCCTAATGGAGGAAAGGTCAGCTGCATACTTCTCTTTGCAAGTTTCACTCTTTTCCTCCGTCATTGGAGCAATGTTCAAGCTCTTCAACTGTACCGATAGATTGCACAGAAACATTAACGCTTCTCTCACTCGTAAACTGAAAGATTGAACTGACTGCCGAGCAAATGAAGGTTCTGAAAATTCAGAACCTCCCCCTATGTCAAAGATATCCACCCAATTCATTTGAAACTCACTTGTATAAGAACAGAACCAATAGCTCAATTGCTGCTCAGAACAAAGTTCCGAACTTGATTCCAAAGAACTTCAACCATTTTCCAACAAGAGGTTTCCTACTGCACTCAAACAAACTGAAGCTAATCGAGCACATGATCCTTGCGGAATCATCCTCCAAATAGCCAAGCAAACAATCACCATTAAAGGGCATACCCAGCTCAAATAACAGAATATATCAGACAAAGTCCACCCTGTCCCCAATAGGTTGCAGAAGTCCAGCTAAGGGTACAGGCCTTGGACAGCCATTACTGAACACAAGCTTTTGCTTTTAACATGCTATATGTAACGATGGAGCTATGGAGAATCTATAGATTCAAGAATCCAGATGGGTTTTCAAGAACTTACTGCTTTTAGCTATGGAGGAGGAGAAATGATTGCTCCAGACAAATTCACCCGTATGTATCAATCGAACCGGCTtcctgctcttcttcttcaatagCTCCCTCTACTCTTTCATTCGCATGATGCTGAGGTTGTCGAGCTACGTAACGAGAATCGAGACTTCTGCACTACACACAGATGACTGTCTCTTGCCGCAGACAAGAGAACAAGACAGAAAATTAATCCAATAAATactaataataacaataataatagtgATAAATATTAAATGCACAAGATgttttgatattttgatattttccgTAAATTTATTTCGTTGTTTTTAATTGTTGCTGTCATCGTTGCCATCGCATATTGTTTGCTCTTCTTAATTCAATCAGTCGAGTTTAGATACTTGATGGGTCGAGATGGATTACCTTTGACCACCCCTGACTTATGCCGAGGCCGCTGTCACGGTCTGCCCCTTCATAGACCTTTTTCGATGTCAGTGGtcaataatttgtaattcCATCGATCATTTTGTTTGAATAGGGTTGTGACATATGGTCTGAATTTTCAAAGATATTCCTGATCTTCGTGTTGTTCTAATTTATACAGTAAATGTGTTGCTGGAATGTACCAAAAACCGATAGCACTCGGTCTTGACTAGGAATCGATTTGGCAAAACGATAGGCATGAACTAAGTTCAGGAGCCCGGCCCATCTAACCTGGTCTAATGACTGAAATAGTACAAAGAAACTTTTACATGATGTGGTTGCGACTCTCATAAAGGTACAGTGACAGGCAGATTCTTGCTATTTTTCTATCTATATGGACTATGGGGCTACATTCTTCTATTGCTGAAATGCTGCGTCATAACCCTTCAGAAAACGTAGTAAGCGCGTCCCGTGCATTACACGAACTGCGTCAAGCCATATCACCTCTGCTTGCATGTTGGAATTCTGATTTGATCACCGCGAGTATCATTCAAACTTCAAAGCTTCTTCCAACTATAATATGGCGGATAACAGAAATTACAGCTCAATCTTTCTCATAACCATCAGTTATTATTGGCAGTTACAACGACCCTTGGGTTCGGTATGAAGATTAAACAAGACAAGATATCACAGCAAAGGAACAGTTTACAGTTTCCAGCAATTCGATTACAAGCGGTATATACAGTGGAAATTTATTTTACCTTGTCACCTGCACTACAAGTTCGAGATTTCCCTCAGAAAGATATTCAAACTCTTCGTGTCTTCCATAGTTTGTCACATTTTCGAAGCCAGTGGCGTTTTACCGCTTGCAGATCGCTGAGCTTGGAGCAATGTCCTGACTTTGATGAGGACCTTGTGCACCTCATCAAAGTGAGGTTGAGTCGCATTTCTCGTACTTTCGATCCACTGCTGTACTTTCTTGTGCGGACCAAGAATACGATCACGGTCCTCCTCATCCAGGACCTGCTCAATAAGGAAAGACCAAAACAACATTGCACTCTTTTCTTAGCTATGAACTTGCCAATTTAAGTGAGACGAGAAAAGATTGGCATATCCGCTTTTTTCAGTAAAACAATATACAGTTGTTCAGATTAAAATAGGAGAAGTAAACAGTATTTACCTCCAATTGCATGATTTCACACACTAAGCTAAGATCTCCTATTGAAGGTTGAAAGCCACCCAACAAGAAGCGGCCCTTCCCTTTGAGCCACACCGACTCAATTTTTGTCAAGGATGAGAAGAGAAGTTTCTCAGCTTCAGCTGCGGCCTCTGGATTCAGAGGACGACCAAGGGCCGGAGCCAGTGTGGAATTCAGAACATAACCAACTGAAAGAACAAGTGCACAAGTAAAACTCCAAGCCACATGATAGTTAAAGATTAGAAACAAAGCAGAGGTTTCATACATGTCGTTAACAATGTAAAGTCCACGACTGAAGATTGGAGCACATTTTACCTGCTCCTTGCCGCAGATTGGAGTGATGCCAGTCCAATACTGACTGAATCTTAGCTCTCCTGAAAAGATCTGCCGGGTACCTTCAAACATGAAGATAAGGTGTTAAAAAGGAACAGTATTTGTCGGCTGAAACTAAAGTAGTACAAGTAAACTATTAAGGTACCAATACTTAAAAAATCTCTTTGTACAAGAGTGCGGCTGCACATACCAATGATCGGGAACTCCAGGGAATGCACAGGAGAGATAGATGAGGATCGCGTGGCTGCAAACAGCAAAGCAAATAAATACTTCATTTAGCTGGAATTTCATAAACCGTGATCATTTTGCAAGTAGTAGTtgtttcatttcttttctacATCTTACAGTGCAAGTCAAGTCCAATTCATTGAGTAAAGTATAAGGTTCAGAACATGAGGAGTCCAATTCATGGGTTTACAGCTAAAGTCATGAAACCATGAAAACCAGACACCATTGGGCAATGCAGTTACACACTATCGAAGAAGAACAAGCCGACGGGGGTTCAACAAAATAAAGACTTTCAACATATATTTCAGGAAAGATAGCAAATTCAGGCCAAATAAGTCCTCTCCATCAGTAGCAACAAGGGCATCTGCAATTACTTTGAAAACGATATATGAAGTTGTCGAGATTGAACAAGACGAAGGAACAGCCCGGGTACCTCTCAAACAGCTTAAACCTTCCGTCTACGATTGCAGGAACTTTCCCCATCGGATTAATCTCTGAAACAGAGATTAAAGAAGCACAAAACAACACAAGCAATCAGCACGTTCTCCATCTCTTCTCCAACAGATAAGCTAATCATTATCTATCAAATGTGAAGACCCAATTCAGACGAATAATAATCATATGTAGTTGTTCACGAATCCTCAAGCAGAAAGAATATGAAAGACGAAGCTGAGGAACGAGGGACAACAAATACACCTTTGAATTCCGAAGATAAGTGCTGGCGCTTCGACAGGTCGACTTTAACCTCCTCGAAGTCGATTCCGTTGACCCTGAAAGCACGAAAAGAAACCGAAACCCCCATCAGAATTTCAGAACAGAGGGAAGAACGAGAGGAGCTATTGGAAAATATGGGACGGGACGGAGAAACCCGATTACTTGCAGAAGATGATGACAGCCCGAGAGGGCTGTGACATTCGATCCGCAAACACTTTGAGCTTcatctctccctccctctcgctcactctctctctccctctccgtCTCTCTCTGTCTCAGCCAGTGCTCGCAGAGGTGATGATGCAGACTGCAGACAACAATGAGCAGCGAAGAAGAAGCCTCCCTATCCACTTCGCTGACGAAACCATGGTGGGGGCCTAAAACGCATCGTTTCGTTGAGCCCCTGCAGGTCAACCCTTTGGACTTTTTACATCGGAAATGCATAATCCATTCTTTAAGAGAGATTAATGTGATCACTTTAAATTTACTTTATACCAGCCTCCCAATTAGCGTGATCATAATCTGCCGCGTCATATGGTGACTAGTTAGTTATTCTTATGTCTGTTCTTATACCGTTGAGAAATGCATGTATGCCAGAGCACGTAAACTGACAGTCGCGTCTAAGCCAAGTAGATCCGAGTttacaataataaaattttgatgttGCATGTAACCTATAATAGGAAGTTGCATGAGATTGGAACTAAGATAAATTTGAATCCTTTGCAATCAAGCCTAATTTGCATGGTGGCGTTTGGACACGGGTTAACTTTTAAGTGTCATCTTAGGGTGAAGGTAGACGAAATGACTTTCTATCTCAAGCTAATAGGGAACCAATCAATAATCAAtcataaatctatatataatatataacgCAGAAGAGCATAATCGTGGGAACTCCATTTGAGAATCTTAAACTCTTGATAAGATGTCATTACTTGTTCAAATCACTCCATTTACAATTCGAAGAATATGATCAATAACCcgtgaaattaaaaattagaaaaataaaatatttttaataaatagaaCTCGGAGAAAGTTATATTCTTgaatgaagaagagagaagaattGAGTGACGGCAAAGAGTTGACGGTGGCCTTTTCCGGTGGAATTGAAGAGAGTTGGGTGACGGTGCCGGAGCGAAGGTGGTAAGGCAACTGAAGTGTTTCAGTGAGGATGAAGTTTTGGGTGGAAGACGGTGTGGCGGGAGCCTTTATTTAAGTCGAAGCTGCTTAcgattattattgtttttttttaagaataattttaagaaaagtTACTTGTAATATAAGTTAAATTTATCAGATTTAGGATATGATAGGTGATCAATTAGTTTAAGATGATTTTGAAAGAGCGTTTAATTATTTCGGAATCTAGAAGAAAATCATCAGTCTAATTTACGCAATTGctgcaaattttcaaattagaaTGCCGAAAACTAGAGAAAATCTCGGTGTTCCAGCGTTATGCAAGACTAAGCAGCCACACTTTTGTTCCAATCACTAAGATAGAAACAGAATAGGCGGAATTGCAGAGGAAGCAAGAACTGCTTTCAACTATCATTTCATGTAAGAGTTCCAAAGTGCTCCTAAATCGAGATTACCTCCTGAGAGAATAATTGCTACGTTCGAACAAGAGTTCCAAGTGGTATTAGATCGGAAACTTTCTGATAGAACAGCTGCAAGGCCAATGGCTCCGCTGGGCTCCACTGCCAGCTTAAGAATTTCGTAGCAGAGCTTCATTGCTTCTATTATCTCGGAATCATCTACAACTATAATATCATCGACAAAGTCTCGCACAACTGGCCTGCACGGAGACAGTGTAGACCCGTCATGATTTATAAGGTTAGGGAGTCATTGAACAAGCGTAATTATTCTAATACAAACTAGAATTAAACCTTAAGATAAGAACCTTTACACCCATCTCGGTTCAGTTGACAATTAGGTAGATCTTATTAAAACACCAAACCCAACAAGAATTACTCTTCATCTAAAGTCACAACTGCGTACTCTGACTGGAGAACTGGAAAAACTGCCCAgctttcaattttcttcttcctaaGCAACATGAAAAAGAGCTCCTCGTTATTATTTAGAAGACATGCAATTTGGTTTGCATTTAGAAGACATGCTTCAGCAGTACCAGATGATATGATGCATCATGAATTGCAGTCGCATGTTTTACCCCGAATCTGTCTATGCTAAATAAGGGGAACCTTTCTTCTTAGTCGTATGGAAGATCAAACTATATTTACCATGTGAGATCTCCAAGAAAAGCTCGAAGGCCATCAGCGATTGTGTAGGTCTCGGGCAAAGTGATAATCCTACCAGCTGCTTTTGAATACAACCTGGGACTACAGATTGATCCTCACCCTTTTCTGAAAGCATTCACACTAGAAAAACAGCCTTCTTCCAGCAATTGCATTGATAGATTCTGAACGCATAACAGGAGTTTTGTGTATGAATGAACTGATTCGAGAATGCGCATCCCTGATGGAAGAAAGGTCAGCTGCATACTTCTCTTTGCAAGGGTCACTCTTTTCCTCCGTCATTGGAGCAATGTTCGAACTCTTCGACTCGTGAACTGAAAGATCGAACTGACCGCTGAACAAATGGAGGTTCTGAAAATTCAGAACCTCCCCCTACGTCAAAGATATCCATCCAATTCATTTGAAACACACTTGTATAAGAACAGAACCAGTAGCTCAATTGCTGCTCAGAACAAAGTTCCGGACTTGGTTCGAAAGAACTTCAACCATTGTCCAACTGAAGGTTTCCTACTGCGCTCAAACAAACTGAAGCTAATCGAGCACATGATCTTTGCGGAATCATCCTCCAAATAGCCAAGCAAACAATCACCATTAAAGGGCATACCCACTCAAATAACAGAATATATCAGACAAAGTCCACCCTGTCCCCAATAGGTTGTAGAAGTCCAGCTAAGGGTACAGACCTGGGACAGCCATTACTGAACGCAAGCTTTTGCTTTTAACATGCTATATCTAATGATG
This genomic window contains:
- the LOC116189181 gene encoding serine racemase-like isoform X1, translating into MTEEKSETCKEKYAADLSSIRDAHSRISSFTHKTPVMCSESINAIAGRRLFFKCECFQKGGAFKFRGACNAIFSLPDAQAAKGVVTHSSGNHAAALSLAASLRGVPAYIVIPRNAPKCKVDNVVRYGGKVIWSDATMQSRESIATKVLQETGAVLIHPFNDARIISGQGTISLELLEQAPEIDTIIVPISGGGLISGVALAAKSINPAIRILAAEPKGANDAAQSKAAGRIITLPETNTIADGLRAFLGDLTWPVVRDFVDDIIVVDDSELIEAMKLCYEILKVAVEPSGAIGLAAVLSESFRSNTTWNSCTNVAIILSGGNLDLGALWNSYMK
- the LOC116189181 gene encoding serine racemase-like isoform X2, which gives rise to MLSERVCLLSLLYHENQPLCIHCPGFSVSSISDFGLTIIPNSGAFKFRGACNAIFSLPDAQAAKGVVTHSSGNHAAALSLAASLRGVPAYIVIPRNAPKCKVDNVVRYGGKVIWSDATMQSRESIATKVLQETGAVLIHPFNDARIISGQGTISLELLEQAPEIDTIIVPISGGGLISGVALAAKSINPAIRILAAEPKGANDAAQSKAAGRIITLPETNTIADGLRAFLGDLTWPVVRDFVDDIIVVDDSELIEAMKLCYEILKVAVEPSGAIGLAAVLSESFRSNTTWNSCTNVAIILSGGNLDLGALWNSYMK
- the LOC116189200 gene encoding glutathione S-transferase T1-like; the encoded protein is MKLKVFADRMSQPSRAVIIFCKVNGIDFEEVKVDLSKRQHLSSEFKEINPMGKVPAIVDGRFKLFESHAILIYLSCAFPGVPDHWYPADLFRRAKIQSVLDWHHSNLRQGAVGYVLNSTLAPALGRPLNPEAAAEAEKLLFSSLTKIESVWLKGKGRFLLGGFQPSIGDLSLVCEIMQLEVLDEEDRDRILGPHKKVQQWIESTRNATQPHFDEVHKVLIKVRTLLQAQRSASGKTPLASKM
- the LOC116207168 gene encoding serine racemase-like; amino-acid sequence: MTEEKSDPCKEKYAADLSSIRDAHSRIRSICSPRLYSKAAGRIITLPETYTIADGLRAFLGDLTWPVVRDFVDDIIVVDDSEIIEAMKLCYEILKLAVEPSGAIGLAAVLSESFRSNTTWNSCSNVAIILSGGNLDLGALWNSYMK